The Streptococcus respiraculi sequence GAATAATAAGAAGTAGAGCAGTCCTGCTGTTCGGTAAAACCATTTAGTTGATTTGACGTAGAGGGCAAGCCCGATAAAGAGGAGACCGACAGGAAGTGGATTGATAAAGAGGATAAAGTTCTGATAAAAACCCTTGGTATCTAAATTGAAGTCAATGAGGTAAGCCCACAGTGTCTTTCCCCAGTAGAGTGTGACCAAAATGAGGATAAAGCCCATTCTAGAACGTAATACTTTTGATAGCAGATAACGATTTTTGTTCACAAGAGCTTCCTTTCTAGTAATTGTACATTTCACAAAATCTTAGTCCATTATACCATATTTTTAAAATATTCCTTAGTAAGAGAAGTTTTTTACACGGAAAGATGTTTAAAAGTAGATTTTCATAAAGTAGGTTTTTGATACTTTCTTGACTAATACGGACGCACTTAAGCCTCACTAATGCCGGAGTTTTAATTGCTAATTTCTGAGTCTAAGACCTCAAACGCTCCGTCAAGGAGTAGGGAGATCTATCCTACATCGATATCAGCTACTGTAATCTTTTCTAGTTCGTGAATGGTTAGTCGGAACGAGGTTACTTGTTTGCGCGACAAGTAATCGTTTGTAATACTCAATTAAAATCAACGTTAGCACTTTGGGATACTTTCTTAAATAGTGTGGTCGCAAGCAATCTTGAGTCTAAGGTCTCAAAAAAGCCGTGCCTAGCAACTACTTTTTTGTTGCTAGGCATTCCACTATTTCGAATGTATCGCCTTTGGCTCATTTCGTTCAATACATTTTTTTAAAGAGTAGATATTGATAAGATAAAATAGCTATTTTTGATTTTTATTGGGGAGTATAAACAGTCAAAAATCGTAACAGATAAGAGCTTGAAAATCATTTTTCGTACCTTTAGCATGTCAATAAGAGAAGTTTTTTTGAGATATTATACAAAATTTGGTATAATAAAGGTATGATAGAATTGACAGTAAGCCCCATTGTAGAACGAAAAATTAAGCAGGGAATCTGTGTGCTGGAAGCACGTGATTTTCCGTCTCTTGAGGGAGAAAACACTCTGGCTCATCTGTTCAACCAACAAGGAAAATGGGTAGCTCTAGCCTACCTTTCTACCCAGAATAAGGGAATTGGATGGGTGATTTCCAGAGAAAAAATACTCTTGGATCAAGCGTTTTTCAAGCAACTCTTGTTAGAGGCAAGGCAGAAACGGCATTCTTTTGAGCTTTCAAGTTTGACGACTGCCTATCGCTTGTTTAATCAAGACGGCGATGGCTTTGGTGGTGTCACTATTGACCGCTATAATGATTATGCGGTCTTTTCGTGGTATAATGAGTATATTTATTCCATTAAGGATGAGATTGTGGCAGCCTTTCAGGCAGTTTATCCAGATGTTCTAGGAGCTTACGAAAAGATTCGTTTTAAAGGACTGGACTATGAATCAGCCTACCTTTATGGTGAGGAAGCGCCTGAAGAATTGACTGTTTTTGAAAATGGTGTTGCCTATCAGGTCTTCTTAAACAACGGCTTGATGACTGGGATTTTCCTAGATCAGCACGAGGTCAGAGGAACCTTAGTGGACGGGCTTGCAGCGGGTAAACGTCTCTTGAATATGTTTTCTTATACAGCTGCCTTTTCAGTGGCAGCCGCTATGGGTGGTGCAGTAGAGACGACTTCGGTTGACTTGGCAAAACGATCCAGAGAACTATCTGAAGCGCATTTCAAAGCAAATGGCTTGGAACTAGAAGCGCATCGCTTTTTAGTCATGGATGTTTTTGAATACTTTAAATACGCCAAACGAAAAGGACTCTCTTACGATATGATTGTCCTTGATCCACCAAGTTTTGCGCGCAATAAAAAGCAGACCTTTTCAGTAGCTAAGGACTACCATAAATTGATAGCCCAATCGCTTGATATTCTAAACCCTAAGGGAGTCATTATCGCCTCGACCAATGCATCAAATGTTTCCCTTGAAAAATTTAAAAAAGAAATTGAAAAAGGATTCGGTGGCCACAAGCACCGTTATCTTGAGACCTATCGCTTACCGAGCGATTTTGTGTCCAACAAAAAAGATGAAAGTAGTAATTACCTCAAGGTCTTTACAATACAGGTAGAAAAATGAAAATTGTAGTTCCAATCATGCCTCGTAGTCTCGAGGATGTTGCTAATATTGATTTAGATAGGTTGGCAGGTGCTGACTTGATTGAATGGCGGGCAGATGTTCTTCCCAAAGAAGAGATTTTAACAGTAGCGCCAGCCGTTTTTGAAAAATTTGTTGGTCGTGAAGTGATTTTTACGCTGAGAACTAGCCGTGAAGGTGGTCATATTGAGCTGACCGATGAGGAATACATTCACTTGCTCAAGGAAATCGCAAGTCTCTACCAACCTGAATTTCTTGACTTTGAATATTATTCGCACAAGGAAGTCTTTGATCAGATGCTGGAGTTTCCAAATCTAGTCTTGAGCTACCATAATTTTGAGGAAACCCCCGAAAACTACATGGAAATCATGTCAGAATTGACCAGTTTATCACCAGCGGTTGTTAAGATGGCGGTAATGGCCGAGACTGAGCAGGATGTTTTAGATGTCATGAACTATACTCGTGGCTTTAAGACTCTCAATGCGGAGCAGGCCTATGCGACCATGTCTATGGGACATTTGGGGAAATTATCACGTGTCGCAGGGGTTCTGACAGGTTCTTGCTGGACTTTTGCAAGTCTTGATGAGGTGAGTGCACCGGGACAAATATCCCTTGCAAATGTGCAAAAAATCTTGACTGTATTGGAGGAATAAATGCGTTATTTAACAGCGGGTGAATCTCATGGCCCACGTTTGACAGCCATTATCGAAGGCGTGCCAGCGGGGCTAGCCTTAACCGCAGCGGATATCAATGCTGATTTGAAACGACGCCAAGGCGGCTATGGCCGTGGCGCCAGAATGCAGATTGAAACTGACCAAGTTGAGATTACCTCTGGCGTTCGCCACGGGAAGACAACAGGGGCCCCGATTACACTTCATGTCATCAATAAGGACCATCAAAAATGGTTAGATATCATGGCAGTAGAAGACATTGAAGATCGTTTGAAGAGCAAGCGACGCATCAAGCATCCCCGTCCAGGTCATGCGGATTTGGTCGGTGGCATCAAGTATCGTTTTGATGATTTACGCAATTCCTTGGAGCGATCGAGTGCGCGTGAGACCACTATGCGCGTGGCGGTCGGAGCAGTTGCTAAGCGCATACTTGCAGAGCTAGACATCGAAATTGCCAACCATGTGGTCGTCTTTGGTGGTAAAGAAATCGATGTTCCTGATGGGCTAACAGTCGAAGAAATTCGGACGCGTGCCAGCCAATCAGAAGTGTCGATTGTCAACCCAGAGCGTGAAGAAGAAATCAAGGAGTATATTGACCAAGTCAAGCGGGACGGAGATACCATTGGTGGTGTTGTCGAAACCATTGTCGGCGGTGTTCCAGTCGGTCTTGGTTCGTATGTCCAGTGGGATAGGAAGCTCGATGCCAAGCTTGCTCAAGCTGTTGTATCGATTAATGCGTTTAAAGGTGTTGAATTCGGTCTAGGGTTTCAGGCGGGCTACCGTAAGGGTAGCCAAGTCATGGATGAAATCATCTGGTCCAAAGAGACAGGCTATCATAGATTAAGCAATAACCTCGGTGGCTTTGAGGGTGGTATGACCAACGGCGAGCCAATCGTAGTGCGGGGAGTGATGAAGCCGATTCCGACGCTTTATAAGCCCTTGATGTCTGTTGATATTGATACTCATGAGCCTTATAAGGCAACGGTTGAGCGCTCTGATCCAACGGCTCTTCCTGCTGCAGGTGTTGTCATGGAAGCAGTTGTCGCAACGGTTCTTGCACATGAAATCATAGAGAAATTCTCCGCAGACAACATGGAAGAACTCAAAGAAGCGGTAGCGCAACACCGAACATTTGTGAAAGAATTTTAAGAACATGACAAAAACCATTTATATCGTGGGTTTGGGGCTGATTGGAAGTTCCTTAGCATTAGGCATTCGTAGGGATCATCCAGACTATCGCATTGTGGGCTACAATCGTGGTGAGCAGTCTCGACAGATTGCCCTGGAGCAGGGAATTGTTGATGAAGCGACAGATGACCTGAGCCAATTTACACAAGAAGCGGATGCGATTTTCCTCTGTGTGCCGATTCAGCAGACGATTCGCTTTTTAGAGGCTTTCTCTCATCTGCCTTTGAAAAAAGATGTACTAGTGACAGACGCAGGTTCGACCAAGGAGGCCATTGTTAAAGCTGCGGAAGATTACTTGTCTGCTCGCAAGATTAACTTTATCGGGGGGCATCCGATGGCAGGTAGCCATAAGACAGGTGCTATTGCAGCCGATGTCAATTTGTTTGAAAATGCCTACTACATTTTGACACCGAGCCGTTTGACACGACCAGATGCGATTCCTTGCTTGCAGGACATCTTGTCAGGTTTGCATGCTCGTTTTGTAGAGATTGATGCAAGAGAGCATGATTTTGTTACCAGTCAGATTTCGCATGTGCCCCATGTTCTTGCCTCTAGTTTGATGCACCAGGCTGGCGATTATCGGAAGGAACATCCCTTTACCCAGCACTTTGCGGCGGGTGGTTTCAGAGATATGACCCGAATTGCTGAAAGTGAGCCAGGCATGTGGACGAGTATCCTTCTAACCAATCGCAGTAGCATTATCGAGCGTTTAGAAGAATTTGGAGAGCGTTTAAAGGCTATTCGCTACCTCATTGAAACAGGTGATGCCGATGCTATTTGGCAATTTTTTGACCAAGGGCGGCAGATCCGAAAGGAAATGGAAATCCATAAGCGGGCTGGTGTTGATAGTTTCTACGACCTCTTTATCAATATCCCTGACCAAGAAGATACTATTTTGACCGTTCTTGAGTTGCTTCGAGGGATTTCAGTCGTCAATATCCGTATCAATGAGGATAATCGGGCGGATATTCATGGTATTTTACAAATTACGTTTAAAAATAAAGAAGATTTGGAGCGAGCTGAGGGGATTATTCGGACTCAGACTAGCTATCAGGTTTTCGTAGATTAGGAGACAACTATGGCACAAAATATCTATGATATTGCAAATGAATTGGAACGCAGCATCCGTCAGCTACCTGAATACAGGGCAGTTGAAGCGGTGAAGGTTTCGATTGAGGGGAATAAGGACGCAAAAGAGTTGTTGGAAGGGTACATTTCATTTCAACGCGACGTACAAAATCAATTGCAGGTAGGTCAAATGCCAGCTGATGACGTGCAAGAACGTTTGCAGGATTTTAATAAAAAAATCCAAGCGAATCCTCTTTTGACAGAATACTTTAGCAAACAGCAACAATTATCAATCTATATCGCAGATGTGGAAAAAATTATTTTCCAACCTTTGAATGATTTGTTGTAAGAAGAAAGTGGAGTGGGAGAAGTCACGATTTCGGAGAAATCGACTTCCCTCACTTTTTTATGTTGAAAATAGTTCCCTCTAATCAGAGAAGAGATTTTTTGTCTGAGACTTGCTCTCTCGGCTTTTAGTTCTGTGGATTATTGAATACAGAAGAGAAATTTGCTTGCGTTCGCACTAGCTAAGAAAATATCTAAAAACAAAGAAATTCATGCTTAGTCAAGTATAAATTTCTATATTGTCCAAAAAAAGGCAAATTTCAAGTTCAAGTTAGCCAGTCTGTAAAAATTCTCTAGGAGATTTGTAACCCAATATCTTCTTTGGATAGTTGTTAATCCAGTTTTCAATAAATGTGACTTGTTGTTGAGTCACATTTTTGCTTCTCTTAGGCAACCAACGCCGGATGAGTCTATTATGATTCTCATTAGTTCCCCTCTCCCAAGAGGAATAAGGGTGGGCATAGTAGATATGATCGGGGTCAAAAACTTCTGCTAAACGACTGAATTCAGTCCCGTTATCAGCTGTGATTGAGTTAATTTGATAATCTCTGAGGATCATTTTCAGAGCTTGATTGACTGAAGACGCGGACTTATCGGGAATAAGTCGGATGATTTGATAACGACTCTTTCTATCAGTTAGAGTCAACAGACACTCATTTTTTGCCCGTGTTTGAATAACTGTATCAATTTCAACATCACCAACATTCTCACGTTGATTAATGCTTTCTGGTCGTTCCTCAATCGATTTTCCAGCCGGCTTAAAGTTAGGACTCGCTTGTTTTTTCTTCGTTTTCTCTTTCCGAGGATAAAGCATGTCAGCCTTGGTCAACCCTAAGTGCCCACGATGAATCCAGTAGTAAATGGTGGAGACGGAGGCAGGTATCCCTTTTACTTTTACCATCATCTCAGGAGAGTATTTCTGTTTGATGTAGTGAAGAATTTTTTCTTTGAGTTCCTTGGTTAGGGAAGTTTGCTTCACAGAATGTTTGCGATTATTTTGATAGGTTTTTTGAGCGAAGTCAGCTGAGTAGATTATTTCAAATTTTCCTTTACGCACTTGTTGCCTAACCTGACCACGTTTGACTTCGTTGTGAATGGTTTGAGGAGCCTTCTCTAATCTTCTAGCGATTTCACGATTTGAGAACCCTTCTTGAAGCCAACGCTCAATCATTCTACGCTCAGCTAGTGTCAAATGTTTCCTTTTTGGTGTATAATAGTGTTGCATCTCAGAGTCTTTCTAATTGTTCTTGTGGTGATTACAATTATATCTCTCTGAGATGTTTTTTTATACCCTTGACTGGCTAACTTCATTGTAGAACTTTCGATTGTCCAAAAAAATTGAAAAATCTGAAAATTTGTGTATAAAAATTCTTGACAAGTGGATAAAAATGTATTATCATTTTAATAACCTAAAAGAAATGAGAAATGGAGAACTGCAATATGTTATTGAGTTGTCAACTAACATCAACCAATCATACATATTTCTACAGCTACTTTAGATAGTGTTTGTAGACATGGGAACATGGATACAAACACGGGAACGTTACGTTTGTATCTATGTGGCTGTGGTAGTTTTGACGATGCCTACATAGATGATAGATCTAGATGGCATGTCAAGTCAGTCTGTTTTCATTTTACAGTTGAATTGAGGGACCGTTTAGATGTATCTAAGGCGGTCCCGTTTTTGTAGTCCAGACCCTTTCTACTGACTCTTGGGAGGGGACGCCCGACTGACGAGGGCTGTCAGAAAGAAGATGAGGAAGTTGGCTCATTTTTAAGATCCTGTATTCATAAGCGAAGTCATTCTAAGCTCTTAAATAGAATTATTGAGCTGTGAATACATGTTCTAAGGTCGCTTTCTAGCATAGGGCTAGGAAGATTACTTATTTATTATATTGACAAAGGAGATTTCGATTATGGGGTTTAAACAATTTTTTGCAGGTTCAGTCGCTGTACTTTCTACGCTAGCACTCGTTGCTTGTAGTTCAGGTGAGAAATCAGCAGCATCAGATAGTGACAATGTAAAAGTGGGGATCATTCAGTACGCAGAGCATGATGCGCTCTCATCTGCTCGTAAAGGTTTCTTGGAAGCACTGGACAAGGCTGGATACACCGAAGGAAAAAATCTGACCGTTGATTACCAAAATTCCCAAGGAGATCAAGCGAATTTACAGACAATGGTTGAGCAATTGGCTGGAAAAAATGATGTGAACTTTGCGATTGCGACACCTGCAGCTCAGGCTTTATTGAGTGCAGATAGTGAGACACCGTCTGTCTTTACAGCAGTGACTGATCCAGTCGAAGCGGGTTTGGTAGATTCCTTGAAATCTCCTGGGGGCAGCATGACAGGATCGATTGATGCGACCGATGTGGCAGGACAAATTGAGATGTTGGTGAAGGTTGTGCCAACAGCTAAGACCTTCGGTATTTTCTACAACTCAAGCGAGGTGAATTCAGAAGTTCAAGCCAAAGAAGCGAAGAAATTGTTAGAAGAAAAAGGGATGAAGGTTGTGATTAAGACTGTGACGACCACTAATGATGTGCAGCAAGCAGTTACCTCGCTAGCTGGTCAAGTGGATGCCATTTACTTGCCGACCGATAATACGGTTGCTTCAACGGCTTCTACTATCGGAGATGTCCTCATGAAAGCCAAAGTACCAGCTATGGGAAGCGATGAAGCAGTCTTAGAAGCGACTCTCTTTACATACGGTGTGGATTACCATGCAATTGGTGTTCAAGCGGGTGAATTAGCCGTTAGCATCTTAAAAGGGGAGAAGCCAGCAGATTTGGCAGTCAAAACACCTGAAACAGCTGCCGTTGCCGTCAATGAAGAAATGGCAAAAGCAATTGGTATTGATCCAGTAACGATTAAGGAATTGGGAAAATAAACGATATGGGAGAAAAAGTCTATGAGTAAAATCGGAAAATATCTGCTGAATGCGTCTATCATTGGTCTTAGCGCCCTTGCTTTAGCAGCCTGTTCATCATCGGATAGCAAGAAAGGTAGCAACGATACAGTCAAAGTCGGTATCTTGCAGTATATGGAGCACGATTCTCTATCAGCTGCGCGTAAGGGATTTGAAGCAGAATTGGCAGAAAATGGCTACAAGGAAGGTGAAAAAATTACCCTTGATTACCAAAATGCCCAAGGAGATCAAGCAAATCTCCAAACCATTTCAGAGCAATTGGTGGGAAACAATGATATTATCTTAGCCATTGCAACGCCTGCGGCCCAAAGTTTGGCAACTATTTCAACGGATACCCCTGTTCTTTTCACAGCGGTAACGGATCCGCTATCTGCTGATTTGGTCAGCTCGATTAAGGAACCGGGCGGTCTATTGACAGGAACCAGTGACCAAGCGCCGATTGATAAGCAGATTGAATTGCTCGGACAAGCTGTGCCAAATGCGAAAACGGTTGGTATCTTATATACAACCAGCGAACGCAACTCAGAAGTCCAAGTGGAAGAAGCAAAACCGCTTCTTGAAAAAGCAGGCTATAAGGTGGTAGTCAAAGGGATTTCTAACACCAATGAAGTACAGGATGCTGCGACAAGCCTAATGAAGGCGGTCGATGCAGTCTTTATTCCGACAGACAATACCGTTGCGTCAACTATGACCATGCTTGGGGAATTATCTGTTCAGTATAAAGTACCAGTTATCGGTGGCTCGACTGACATGGTTGATGAAGGGGGCTTGTTGACCTTTGGAACGAACTATGAAGCCCTAGGTCGTCAGACAGCTAAAATGGCTATTAAGATTATCGAGGGTGCCGATCCTGCCAAGACAGCAGTCGAATACCCAGAAACAGTTAACCTACACGTTAACGAAGACATGGCGAAAAAGCTAGGCATTGATACCTCAAAACTTTCTGTATCAAACTAAACTATCAAAAAGCAACGAGGCTGGACACTTTTGTCTCAGCTTCCTATTAAAGGAGAACATTGTGGATCTTATATTATCAAGTATATCGCAAGGACTATTGTGGTCGATTATGGCGATTGGTGTGTATTTAACATTTCGGATTTTAGACATTGCGGATTTGACAGCAGAAGGGGCCTACCCTATGGGGGCTGCAATCTGTGCCACAGGGATTGTTAATGGTATGAATCCCCTACTAGCCACCTTGCTTGCTTTTGTAGGAGGCATGCTTGCGGGTCTTATCTCGGGTTTGCTCCACACCAAAATGAAAATTCCAGCCCTACTAACAGGGATTGTCACTCTGACAGGGCTCTATTCGATTAACTTGAAAATCCTTGGTAAGGCCAATGTGGCACTCTTACGCCAGCATACCTTGGTGAGTCAATTGCAGAAAATGGGCTGGAGTAAAACCTATGCGGTTCTGCTGATCGGTGCGATTTTTGTCGTATCAGTGATTGTTCTTTTGACCTTGTTGTTAAATACGCAGGTTGGTCTTGCTCTTCGTTCAACAGGGGATAATATTCCGATGAGTGAGGCAAATGGTATCAACGTTGATAAGATGAAGATTTACGGCTATATGTTGTCCAATGGCCTAATTGCCCTTTGTGGGGCGCTTCTAACGCAAAACAATGGCTACGCCGATTTGAACTCAGGGACAGGAACTATCGTTATCGGTCTTGCTTCTGTCATCATTGCAGAAGTCATCTTGCGCAATCTTCGTATTGGTTGGCGCTTGGCCTCCGTCGTTCTAGGCTCTGTCATCTATCGGTTGATTATCCTGGCTATTCTTGAAATTCCAGGTATGGATGCGGACTTGGTGAAATTGTTTTCAGCAACTCTTCTTGCTCTTGTCCTCTTTGTGCCAGAATTGCAGAAAAAATGGCAGATTCGCAAGCCAAATCTATCAGAAAAATCAGCTTAGGAGGGATGAGAAGATGACAACAATTTTATCAATTCAAGAGATTCATAAGACCTTCGAAGCAGGGACCATCAATGAAAACCATGTACTGCGTGGGATGAATTTGGATGTTCAAGAAGGGGATTTTATCTCCATTATTGGAGGAAATGGTGCAGGGAAGTCGACCTTGATGAACAGCCTAGCGGGTGCCTTGACGGTTGATTCAGGAGATATTTTACTAGAAGGCAAGTCCATTAAACATGTTCCAGCAGCAAAACGAGCGCGGGAGATTAGCCGGGTCTTTCAAGATCCGAAAATGGGGACGGCATCTCGTCTGACCATTGAAGAAAATATGGCAGTTGCCTATCGTCGTGGTCTTGCCCGTGGCTTGAGCTGGGGAGTGAAAGACAGCGAGCGCAAAATTTTCAAGGAAGCCTTGCAAGAATTGGACTTAGGGCTTGAAAATCGGATGAAGGTAGACACCCAATTTCTATCAGGTGGTCAGCGTCAGGCTTTGACCTTGCTCATGGCCTCGCTCGTCAAACCAAAAGTCTTGCTTCTAGACGAGCATACGGCAGCCCTTGATCCAAAGACCAGTGACATGGTGATGAAGTTGACCAAAAAAATTGTGGAGAAGGACAAGTTGACAGCTTTGATGATTACCCACAATATGGAAAATGCGATTGAATATGGAAATCGTCTGGTCATGCTCCACCAAGGTCGTATTGTTGTGGATGTACGCGGTGAAGAAAAAGCCAATTTGACGGTTCAAGATTTGATGGATTTATTCCATAAAAATAGCGGCCAGAAATTGACCGATGATGAGATGGTGCTCTAATAAGACGGAAAAAGCCCAATTGCTGGGCTTTTTATGTAACAATTCTTCGAATTATGATTCGTGTGATGAACGATTGCCATCACTTGTTCAAACAATATCTCCCAACTCCATTGAAGAAGTAGTGATAAAGTCGATAAAGTTTTTCAAATCTGTTGAGAGTAGCTTATCCTTGCGGTAGGCCGCATAGTAAATACGGGCATCTTTAAGGGCATCCATTTCAATCACTTCGATATCTTCGATGCTACTGAGGAAATCAAACTTGGGAATAATTGCAAGGCCAAAACCTTGAGCGACAAGACCTGCAACTGTTTCATCTTCACTGACTTCAAAGGCAATTTGAGGTTTGTCCTCAAAGGGTTGGTAGAGTTGTTCGATGACAGGGCGGACACCGCTCCGTTTGGAAAACCACACTTGGGGGAAAATTAAGGTATCTTCCAAAGTGACGGTCTCCTGCGCGGAGAGCGGATGCTGTTTGGGAACAATCAAGACTAGGTCTTGAGAGAAGATAGGAATGTAGGAAATTGTAGGGTATTCATCGAGTTTGGAGCAGAATGCCAAGTCGTATTTGTCATGAATGAGGCCCTCGATCATATCAAGGGACATTCCGCTATCATTATGAAAATCAAAGATAGCATCTGTCTCTGGATAGGCTTCGATGAATTTTCGTACGAGTTGGGGAACCGCTTTTCGACCCAGAACTCGGAGAAGGGTCAGATGGATATTAGGCTTGTTGGTATAACGCCGCTGTAAATTTTGCACCCCAGAGTCCAAAATAGCAAGGGAGGACTGGACCGTTGTGTAAAACTCCTTTCCTTGTTCTGTCAGGATAACATTGCGTCCCTGCTTGGTCAACAGAGGTACTTGTAGTTCTTCTTCCAACATGGCAATGGCGTGGCTTAGAGTTGGTTGTGTGATATGCAGGCTCTTTGCTGCATCGGTATAATGCTCTAAATCGGCTAATGTGAGGAAATAGCGGAGATGTTGTAGGTTCATAGGTTATCCTTCCTTTTTGTCATTCTTTCTGCTTACTTTTATTATAGCATAAAATATATAAATTTTTTCTATCAATCCTTGTGAAAAAAT is a genomic window containing:
- a CDS encoding class I SAM-dependent rRNA methyltransferase, which encodes MIELTVSPIVERKIKQGICVLEARDFPSLEGENTLAHLFNQQGKWVALAYLSTQNKGIGWVISREKILLDQAFFKQLLLEARQKRHSFELSSLTTAYRLFNQDGDGFGGVTIDRYNDYAVFSWYNEYIYSIKDEIVAAFQAVYPDVLGAYEKIRFKGLDYESAYLYGEEAPEELTVFENGVAYQVFLNNGLMTGIFLDQHEVRGTLVDGLAAGKRLLNMFSYTAAFSVAAAMGGAVETTSVDLAKRSRELSEAHFKANGLELEAHRFLVMDVFEYFKYAKRKGLSYDMIVLDPPSFARNKKQTFSVAKDYHKLIAQSLDILNPKGVIIASTNASNVSLEKFKKEIEKGFGGHKHRYLETYRLPSDFVSNKKDESSNYLKVFTIQVEK
- the aroD gene encoding type I 3-dehydroquinate dehydratase, with amino-acid sequence MKIVVPIMPRSLEDVANIDLDRLAGADLIEWRADVLPKEEILTVAPAVFEKFVGREVIFTLRTSREGGHIELTDEEYIHLLKEIASLYQPEFLDFEYYSHKEVFDQMLEFPNLVLSYHNFEETPENYMEIMSELTSLSPAVVKMAVMAETEQDVLDVMNYTRGFKTLNAEQAYATMSMGHLGKLSRVAGVLTGSCWTFASLDEVSAPGQISLANVQKILTVLEE
- the aroC gene encoding chorismate synthase → MRYLTAGESHGPRLTAIIEGVPAGLALTAADINADLKRRQGGYGRGARMQIETDQVEITSGVRHGKTTGAPITLHVINKDHQKWLDIMAVEDIEDRLKSKRRIKHPRPGHADLVGGIKYRFDDLRNSLERSSARETTMRVAVGAVAKRILAELDIEIANHVVVFGGKEIDVPDGLTVEEIRTRASQSEVSIVNPEREEEIKEYIDQVKRDGDTIGGVVETIVGGVPVGLGSYVQWDRKLDAKLAQAVVSINAFKGVEFGLGFQAGYRKGSQVMDEIIWSKETGYHRLSNNLGGFEGGMTNGEPIVVRGVMKPIPTLYKPLMSVDIDTHEPYKATVERSDPTALPAAGVVMEAVVATVLAHEIIEKFSADNMEELKEAVAQHRTFVKEF
- a CDS encoding prephenate dehydrogenase; translation: MTKTIYIVGLGLIGSSLALGIRRDHPDYRIVGYNRGEQSRQIALEQGIVDEATDDLSQFTQEADAIFLCVPIQQTIRFLEAFSHLPLKKDVLVTDAGSTKEAIVKAAEDYLSARKINFIGGHPMAGSHKTGAIAADVNLFENAYYILTPSRLTRPDAIPCLQDILSGLHARFVEIDAREHDFVTSQISHVPHVLASSLMHQAGDYRKEHPFTQHFAAGGFRDMTRIAESEPGMWTSILLTNRSSIIERLEEFGERLKAIRYLIETGDADAIWQFFDQGRQIRKEMEIHKRAGVDSFYDLFINIPDQEDTILTVLELLRGISVVNIRINEDNRADIHGILQITFKNKEDLERAEGIIRTQTSYQVFVD
- a CDS encoding YlbF/YmcA family competence regulator, yielding MAQNIYDIANELERSIRQLPEYRAVEAVKVSIEGNKDAKELLEGYISFQRDVQNQLQVGQMPADDVQERLQDFNKKIQANPLLTEYFSKQQQLSIYIADVEKIIFQPLNDLL
- a CDS encoding IS30 family transposase; this translates as MQHYYTPKRKHLTLAERRMIERWLQEGFSNREIARRLEKAPQTIHNEVKRGQVRQQVRKGKFEIIYSADFAQKTYQNNRKHSVKQTSLTKELKEKILHYIKQKYSPEMMVKVKGIPASVSTIYYWIHRGHLGLTKADMLYPRKEKTKKKQASPNFKPAGKSIEERPESINQRENVGDVEIDTVIQTRAKNECLLTLTDRKSRYQIIRLIPDKSASSVNQALKMILRDYQINSITADNGTEFSRLAEVFDPDHIYYAHPYSSWERGTNENHNRLIRRWLPKRSKNVTQQQVTFIENWINNYPKKILGYKSPREFLQTG
- a CDS encoding ABC transporter substrate-binding protein codes for the protein MGFKQFFAGSVAVLSTLALVACSSGEKSAASDSDNVKVGIIQYAEHDALSSARKGFLEALDKAGYTEGKNLTVDYQNSQGDQANLQTMVEQLAGKNDVNFAIATPAAQALLSADSETPSVFTAVTDPVEAGLVDSLKSPGGSMTGSIDATDVAGQIEMLVKVVPTAKTFGIFYNSSEVNSEVQAKEAKKLLEEKGMKVVIKTVTTTNDVQQAVTSLAGQVDAIYLPTDNTVASTASTIGDVLMKAKVPAMGSDEAVLEATLFTYGVDYHAIGVQAGELAVSILKGEKPADLAVKTPETAAVAVNEEMAKAIGIDPVTIKELGK
- a CDS encoding ABC transporter substrate-binding protein — protein: MSKIGKYLLNASIIGLSALALAACSSSDSKKGSNDTVKVGILQYMEHDSLSAARKGFEAELAENGYKEGEKITLDYQNAQGDQANLQTISEQLVGNNDIILAIATPAAQSLATISTDTPVLFTAVTDPLSADLVSSIKEPGGLLTGTSDQAPIDKQIELLGQAVPNAKTVGILYTTSERNSEVQVEEAKPLLEKAGYKVVVKGISNTNEVQDAATSLMKAVDAVFIPTDNTVASTMTMLGELSVQYKVPVIGGSTDMVDEGGLLTFGTNYEALGRQTAKMAIKIIEGADPAKTAVEYPETVNLHVNEDMAKKLGIDTSKLSVSN
- a CDS encoding ABC transporter permease, yielding MDLILSSISQGLLWSIMAIGVYLTFRILDIADLTAEGAYPMGAAICATGIVNGMNPLLATLLAFVGGMLAGLISGLLHTKMKIPALLTGIVTLTGLYSINLKILGKANVALLRQHTLVSQLQKMGWSKTYAVLLIGAIFVVSVIVLLTLLLNTQVGLALRSTGDNIPMSEANGINVDKMKIYGYMLSNGLIALCGALLTQNNGYADLNSGTGTIVIGLASVIIAEVILRNLRIGWRLASVVLGSVIYRLIILAILEIPGMDADLVKLFSATLLALVLFVPELQKKWQIRKPNLSEKSA
- a CDS encoding ABC transporter ATP-binding protein — its product is MTTILSIQEIHKTFEAGTINENHVLRGMNLDVQEGDFISIIGGNGAGKSTLMNSLAGALTVDSGDILLEGKSIKHVPAAKRAREISRVFQDPKMGTASRLTIEENMAVAYRRGLARGLSWGVKDSERKIFKEALQELDLGLENRMKVDTQFLSGGQRQALTLLMASLVKPKVLLLDEHTAALDPKTSDMVMKLTKKIVEKDKLTALMITHNMENAIEYGNRLVMLHQGRIVVDVRGEEKANLTVQDLMDLFHKNSGQKLTDDEMVL